From one Desulfobaculum bizertense DSM 18034 genomic stretch:
- a CDS encoding linear amide C-N hydrolase yields the protein MKKHLLCAGICALSLIISAVSASACTLSYWAPEKQHALTGRNMDWFSEMGTKLWIFPRGLERNGQTAQNPMHWTSKYGSLSISIWDCLITEGVNEKGLVANNLYLPETSFEKRNSSQPGMGMSIWLQYYLDNFATVDEAVAATTGKDFQVQSSKLTLFGKTAAIPLHIALTDAHGDCAIIELLDGKTIIHRETKQAALTNTVYATQKILAKQYQGLGGKHMLPGSSESEDRYARTAFYLTKLPQNASSQHAVAGLMSVMRNAATPIGANDPKRPNIAMTLWSTVTDSTTQTMYFSSSLSPNTLRIDLNACTLDKGASILNLDPMHTADTLAGDVQNAFAPHKDIPFVQAGQQITWTAPKTK from the coding sequence ATGAAGAAACATCTTTTGTGCGCAGGCATTTGTGCACTCAGCCTTATCATAAGCGCAGTTTCCGCCAGCGCCTGCACCCTGAGCTACTGGGCACCAGAAAAACAGCATGCCCTGACGGGCCGCAACATGGACTGGTTCTCCGAGATGGGCACCAAACTCTGGATTTTCCCACGCGGTCTTGAACGCAACGGACAGACAGCACAAAATCCCATGCACTGGACGTCCAAATACGGAAGCCTTTCCATCTCTATCTGGGACTGCCTCATTACTGAAGGCGTCAATGAAAAAGGTCTTGTGGCAAACAACCTCTACCTGCCAGAAACCAGCTTTGAAAAACGTAACAGCTCCCAGCCCGGCATGGGCATGAGCATCTGGCTCCAGTATTACCTCGATAATTTTGCCACTGTCGACGAGGCCGTTGCCGCGACAACAGGCAAAGACTTTCAGGTCCAGTCGAGCAAACTGACACTCTTTGGCAAAACAGCAGCGATTCCCCTGCACATTGCCCTGACTGACGCTCACGGCGACTGCGCAATCATTGAGCTGCTGGATGGCAAAACCATCATCCACAGGGAGACAAAGCAGGCCGCACTGACCAACACGGTCTATGCCACACAGAAAATTCTTGCCAAGCAGTATCAGGGACTGGGCGGCAAGCACATGCTGCCCGGAAGTTCCGAGTCAGAAGACCGCTACGCCCGTACAGCGTTTTATTTGACCAAACTTCCGCAGAATGCGTCTTCCCAGCACGCTGTTGCCGGTCTCATGAGCGTCATGCGCAACGCTGCCACACCCATTGGAGCCAACGATCCCAAACGTCCCAACATTGCCATGACTCTGTGGTCAACAGTGACGGACTCCACAACGCAGACCATGTACTTTTCTTCCAGCCTCAGCCCGAACACACTGCGCATTGACCTCAATGCCTGTACGCTGGACAAAGGAGCATCTATTCTGAATCTGGACCCCATGCACACAGCAGACACTCTTGCTGGCGATGTACAGAATGCCTTTGCGCCACACAAAGATATTCCTTTTGTGCAGGCCGGACAGCAGATCACATGGACAGCCCCCAAAACCAAGTAA
- a CDS encoding HD-GYP domain-containing protein gives MPKTAIRPEPQNSADATFFAVSPLLISPGCMSHFSVYLRQDGEYVLYTSAEQHFTERHRRKLYDHGVTEVYIKARQSASYKRYLEDNLGTILMNENTPLRERARLFHETSIDIVREAYANRLPDNLTQKQDFTRIVDFVKKSMQFLTLENSFKAVGQLIEHDYKTYTHCMHVFLYSSAILQSYDLDEEHLIQCGLGAILHDIGKAKIPEKILNKPGPLTPAERQTINTHPLQGIALCSQVQLSQTAYNCILFHHERMDGSGYPSGLKAYAIPLESRAIAIADVYDALTSDRPYAKAMNPFQVLRFMRDKMFSELDIDMYKRFVQILSGADLI, from the coding sequence ATGCCCAAAACTGCCATTCGCCCAGAACCCCAGAATTCTGCAGACGCGACCTTTTTTGCTGTCTCCCCCCTTCTGATTTCTCCGGGCTGCATGAGTCATTTTAGCGTCTACTTACGCCAAGACGGTGAATATGTTCTCTACACCTCTGCCGAACAACACTTTACAGAACGGCACAGGCGAAAGCTCTACGATCACGGCGTTACCGAAGTCTATATCAAGGCCCGGCAGTCTGCCTCATACAAGCGCTACCTTGAGGATAACCTCGGTACTATCCTCATGAACGAAAATACGCCGCTTCGGGAACGGGCCAGACTTTTCCACGAGACATCCATCGATATTGTTCGAGAAGCCTACGCCAATCGCCTGCCAGACAACCTGACGCAAAAGCAGGACTTCACGCGCATTGTTGATTTCGTAAAAAAGAGCATGCAGTTTCTGACCCTTGAAAATTCTTTCAAGGCCGTTGGTCAGCTCATTGAGCACGACTACAAGACCTACACCCACTGTATGCACGTTTTTCTGTACTCTTCGGCCATACTCCAAAGCTATGATCTGGACGAAGAGCACCTGATCCAGTGTGGACTGGGGGCCATTCTTCACGACATTGGCAAAGCCAAAATTCCAGAAAAAATTCTGAACAAGCCCGGCCCCCTCACTCCTGCCGAACGCCAGACAATCAATACGCATCCCTTGCAGGGCATTGCCCTGTGCTCACAGGTGCAGCTTTCGCAAACGGCGTATAACTGTATTCTGTTCCACCACGAACGGATGGACGGTTCAGGCTACCCAAGCGGACTCAAGGCCTATGCAATCCCGCTCGAATCCAGAGCTATCGCCATTGCAGACGTCTATGATGCCCTGACCTCTGACCGCCCCTACGCCAAGGCCATGAACCCGTTTCAGGTTCTGCGCTTTATGCGTGACAAAATGTTCTCCGAGCTGGATATTGATATGTACAAACGCTTTGTACAAATCCTCTCGGGTGCAGACCTCATTTAA
- a CDS encoding TrmB family transcriptional regulator has product MDSTSALKFFGFTKQEAVVYTTLLRYGPQTGYEAAKNAGISRSNAYGALAGLCEKGAAMKASGDAKSYSAVPGKELIRNLRRQCDKTLDVLEKSLPDRQETEAPYLTVSGFENVVDKAQNVLDEAEHHIYVSLNSHEATLLHDALCRATARGLKTVIVSDTDPNVPECIYHFFPKDAGQFNIIADTSTVLTGSLDPELSSQCLYSKNTNLVRLMREAFVNELELIRQREEKSNE; this is encoded by the coding sequence ATGGATTCAACATCAGCTCTGAAATTTTTCGGTTTTACCAAGCAGGAAGCCGTGGTGTACACCACACTGCTCCGCTATGGTCCCCAGACCGGATACGAAGCAGCAAAGAACGCAGGAATCTCCCGTTCCAATGCGTACGGAGCGCTCGCAGGGCTTTGTGAAAAAGGTGCAGCCATGAAGGCCAGCGGAGACGCCAAAAGCTATAGCGCAGTTCCCGGCAAGGAACTTATTCGCAACCTTCGCCGCCAGTGTGACAAGACTCTCGACGTTCTCGAAAAGAGTCTACCCGACCGCCAGGAAACCGAGGCTCCCTACCTGACTGTTTCCGGCTTCGAAAATGTTGTGGACAAAGCCCAGAATGTTTTGGACGAGGCAGAGCATCACATCTATGTCTCGCTCAACAGCCATGAGGCCACACTTCTCCACGACGCACTGTGCCGCGCCACAGCACGGGGACTCAAGACCGTTATTGTTTCGGACACTGACCCCAATGTCCCTGAGTGCATTTATCACTTCTTCCCGAAGGATGCCGGGCAATTCAACATCATTGCCGACACTTCCACAGTCCTGACCGGAAGTCTGGATCCTGAGCTTTCTTCCCAGTGCCTGTATTCAAAAAACACCAATCTCGTCCGCCTGATGCGCGAGGCATTTGTTAATGAGCTTGAGCTCATTCGCCAGCGCGAGGAGAAGTCCAATGAGTGA
- the lysA gene encoding diaminopimelate decarboxylase: MSESVHIHGSYTEDSNFFGDSTPFELVRRHGSPLYVYNENVLRARCRELKELVDYEKFHVNFSAKSNSNPELLKIVRSEGLRVDAMSPGEITMDEMAGYAGEEIFFICNNVSAQELRFAADHKVRVSVDSLSQLELYGQVNPGGRIAIRINPGVGAGHCKKVVTGGKETKFGISPADKDKVLAICERYDLTLIGINQHIGSLFMEGSAYLQAAETMLSICEDFGELEFIDFGGGFGVPYKKLEGQGRLNLRELGQGLSELIRNWTDKMGYRPEIMVEPGRYITAECGVLIGEVHAVKYNAETCYAGTDLGFNVLARPMMYDSHHDIELYRRGDEPFDAPHPVTVVGNICESGDIIAKGRELPTPKERDIMVVLDAGAYGHVMSSNYNLRLRPAEVLIESGNTPRLIRRRDNLEDLLAPYRVAV; encoded by the coding sequence ATGAGTGAATCAGTACACATCCACGGCAGCTACACTGAAGACAGCAATTTCTTTGGCGACAGCACCCCTTTTGAACTTGTACGCCGTCATGGCAGCCCCCTGTACGTCTATAATGAAAACGTCCTGCGCGCCCGCTGCCGAGAACTCAAGGAACTTGTTGATTACGAAAAGTTCCACGTCAACTTCTCCGCAAAATCTAACAGCAACCCAGAATTGCTCAAGATTGTTCGGAGTGAAGGACTGCGTGTCGACGCCATGAGCCCCGGTGAAATCACCATGGACGAAATGGCTGGATACGCTGGTGAAGAAATTTTCTTTATCTGCAACAACGTCTCTGCCCAGGAGCTTCGTTTTGCAGCTGACCACAAGGTCCGCGTTTCCGTTGATTCCCTTTCTCAGCTGGAACTTTACGGACAGGTCAACCCCGGTGGCAGAATTGCCATCCGCATCAACCCCGGCGTTGGTGCTGGCCACTGCAAAAAGGTCGTCACAGGCGGCAAGGAAACCAAGTTCGGCATCTCCCCAGCCGACAAGGACAAGGTTCTTGCCATCTGCGAACGCTATGACCTCACGCTGATTGGCATCAACCAGCACATTGGTTCCCTGTTTATGGAAGGCAGTGCCTACCTGCAGGCCGCAGAAACCATGCTCTCCATCTGCGAGGACTTTGGCGAACTGGAATTCATCGACTTTGGCGGTGGCTTTGGCGTGCCGTACAAAAAGCTCGAAGGACAGGGACGTCTCAACCTCAGGGAGCTTGGGCAGGGCCTGAGCGAACTCATTCGCAACTGGACCGACAAAATGGGCTACCGTCCGGAAATCATGGTTGAACCGGGACGGTACATCACCGCAGAGTGCGGCGTGCTCATCGGCGAAGTACATGCCGTCAAGTACAATGCAGAAACCTGCTACGCGGGCACAGACCTCGGCTTTAACGTGCTTGCCCGCCCCATGATGTATGACTCCCATCACGATATTGAACTTTATCGCCGCGGTGACGAGCCTTTTGATGCTCCGCACCCGGTAACCGTTGTGGGCAATATTTGCGAATCTGGCGACATCATTGCCAAGGGACGCGAACTGCCAACTCCCAAGGAACGCGACATCATGGTCGTGCTGGATGCAGGCGCATACGGCCACGTGATGAGTTCCAACTACAACCTCCGCCTCAGACCGGCAGAGGTGCTGATCGAATCTGGCAACACTCCTCGGCTCATACGTCGAAGGGACAACCTCGAAGACCTGCTTGCACCCTACCGGGTCGCGGTTTAG
- a CDS encoding mechanosensitive ion channel family protein translates to MDKLIDFEVLLAYVQKLVSWFNVNVLNLATLIQGGIVLGLLVLSWGLGIVTQRLVLRRWPSIEQGAGVWLRLKLTLLKLIPPVFSFLLIGFTLGIAKALDLSHGLFVLGENLLGAWIVIRLASFLFLSRFFGRLFALVAWSAAALNTLGFLDDIVDFLDSASFSVGGSDITTLSFLKALVLMFVLYRGGMALAEAIEVQLSKVSELTPSARVLFGKLMRIVTLVAIVIIALSSVGINLTALAVFSGAVGVGVGFGLQKVAANLISGFILLMDKSIKPGDVVEVGTVYGYITSLRARFVSVLTRDGKEILIPNEDLITNQVVNWSFSDTNVRLKVPVGISYDADPRVAMELMTDAATGHDRVQAFPKPVCRLMGFGDSSVDLELRVWIRDPQNGIVNVKSDLLLAIWDRFQENGIEIPYPQRDLHIRSGMVLPSEK, encoded by the coding sequence ATGGATAAACTTATCGATTTTGAGGTGCTGCTGGCATATGTCCAGAAGCTCGTCAGCTGGTTTAATGTGAATGTCCTGAATCTTGCGACCCTGATTCAGGGCGGCATTGTGCTTGGACTTTTGGTGCTGAGCTGGGGGCTGGGGATTGTGACACAGCGCCTTGTACTTCGCCGCTGGCCGAGCATTGAGCAGGGGGCTGGAGTCTGGCTCCGCCTGAAATTGACTCTGCTCAAGCTGATTCCTCCTGTATTTTCCTTTTTGCTGATTGGCTTCACCCTTGGCATTGCCAAGGCGCTGGACCTGTCGCACGGCCTTTTTGTGCTTGGCGAAAATTTGCTGGGGGCGTGGATTGTTATTCGCCTTGCCTCCTTCCTGTTTTTGTCTCGCTTTTTTGGGCGGCTCTTTGCGCTTGTGGCGTGGAGTGCTGCGGCCCTGAACACCCTTGGTTTCCTCGACGACATTGTTGACTTTCTGGATAGTGCGAGCTTTTCCGTTGGCGGCTCAGACATCACCACACTGTCTTTTTTGAAGGCACTTGTTTTGATGTTTGTGCTGTATCGAGGCGGGATGGCACTGGCCGAAGCCATTGAGGTACAGCTCTCCAAGGTGTCGGAGCTGACACCTTCGGCACGGGTGCTTTTTGGCAAGCTCATGCGGATAGTGACACTGGTGGCGATTGTCATCATTGCCCTGTCCAGTGTGGGAATTAACCTGACCGCCCTTGCTGTCTTCTCTGGTGCTGTCGGTGTTGGCGTTGGTTTTGGTCTGCAAAAGGTCGCTGCCAACCTCATCAGTGGCTTTATCCTGCTCATGGATAAATCCATTAAGCCCGGTGATGTGGTGGAAGTCGGGACTGTGTATGGATACATTACGAGTCTTCGGGCGCGTTTTGTCTCTGTCCTGACCCGTGATGGCAAAGAAATTTTGATTCCAAATGAAGACCTTATTACGAATCAGGTCGTGAACTGGTCATTTTCGGATACCAATGTCCGGCTCAAGGTGCCTGTTGGCATTTCGTATGATGCTGATCCGCGAGTTGCGATGGAGTTGATGACTGATGCCGCGACTGGGCACGACCGGGTTCAGGCTTTTCCCAAGCCTGTCTGTCGGCTCATGGGCTTTGGCGATAGTTCTGTGGACCTTGAGCTGCGTGTCTGGATTCGTGACCCACAAAACGGCATTGTGAATGTCAAAAGTGATTTGCTTTTGGCGATATGGGACCGCTTTCAGGAAAACGGGATTGAAATTCCGTATCCGCAGCGTGACCTGCACATCCGAAGTGGAATGGTGCTTCCCTCTGAGAAATAA